From Aquarana catesbeiana isolate 2022-GZ linkage group LG05, ASM4218655v1, whole genome shotgun sequence:
CAGTCTAGTGGGGCCACATTTTTGTGTGAGGTCGGCGTCAAGGGGTTAAGTTATTTGCTTGCCGCCcgtccaccatcaaatgacggagggacggtgcggctctcgttctgggtggacgtcatatgatggcacaCCCGAACGGCCACGCCCGCGGGGGGGGCGCGCAGCACGGCCATCACGGtagcgccatgttgctaggacttGGCGCAACCCTGATCTTtgtaaagagccgcggctttttaaccatgtgatcggctgtgtccaatcacagccagtcacatgtaaacacggaaatgctggtaatcggctctcatcgcctcacactgacagagtgtgtggcaaagagagtcgatcagcggcatctcctcccaggggacatccagacatgtaataagggcactgatcatcattgccctgattacaatacagtgccaccagtaccagcaatcagtgcccaccagtgccagcatcagtgcccaaaagtgctaccaatcagtgcccattagtgatgccagtcagtgctgcctatcaatgaccattattgctgcccatcaatgaccatcagtgccacccataaatgcccatcagtgctgcctatcagtgcccaccagtgccgcctatcagtgcccatcactgccacctatcagtgtccaccagtgccacccatcagtgccacctaacagtgacacatatcagtgccacctatcagtgcccataagtgcggcatattagtgcttcctcatcagtgcccataagtgccgcctcatcagcgcccatcagtacagcctatcagtgcccctcagtgaaggagaaaaattacttatttacaaaatttactgaaagaaactaagaaaacctttttttttttttgtaaaaaaataaaaatcccagcagtaataaaatgccaccaaaagaaagctctatttgtgtgaataaaatgataaaaaatttcacatggttacagtgtagcatgaccgcgcaactgtcattcaaagtgtgagagcgctgaaagctgaaaattggcctgggcgggaagggggtgaaagtgcccggtaggcaaggggTTAATCATGTGACTACAAATACTGGGGTATGTTCCCGACATTCATTAAAGCTGATGGAGCTACTTGGATGAGCagcaaaatgtcttcaacatttcAGAACAAGCCTAGTTATATGTGACTAAATACTACTAGCTATGCTTGTCCATTTATTCACTAATTatcagttgttttgttttttttgtttttttttttgtttttttttgcatgggtcaagaaaaaaaaaaaaaaatcagtaagtaGCCTAAGGCATAAACATACATTTTCCCACCTGTTTTCTATCTGTTCTCTAATTGGGACCCTTCGGATTGACAAATGTGTCAAAGCTGGCATCTGCTCCTTGAGACTGAATATTACTGAGGATACTAAATCTTTTAACAGTTTCTTCCATCATTTTAATTCTCTCCATGAATCCTCTCTTTCCTTCCCGCTTCTCTTTTTCGATTAGCAGCTGGATGTAGTCCACAGCAGACATTGGATTTGGCTTTAAGGCGATCTCTTGGAGTCGTTTAAGGATCCTGGCCACTTCCTGAATAAGTTTCAGGGCCTCTTCCTCTGCCTTCTTGATGTCATCCTTCAATTTTATGAGAACCTTTGATAGGGTCAGTGTCATGTTCTcctctttttcatatttttcttttacttctacataacttttcatttttttgtcaaCAACAGTTTGCCAGTAAGACATTTCTGAAAAATGTGTGCTAGACTTATGTCCACACACGCGACAAGTTCCCTTGATATTAAAAACTTCACAAAAATAAACCAGGGAGTCAAAATACACAAGGCAATCTCGGTGACATGTAGAGCTGCACTCATGGCAGTTGGTTGAGTTTTCAGTCTCAGAGTctatctttttttttacagtttctgtCACCTCAAATTTAAAATCCTTGTTGCTTTCAATAACCGTCTTGTGTTGATTCAGATTTGTATCTGTTTCTTTCAGTTCATGCTGTTTAAACATTACCTCCTCAATTTTTTGGACAAGCCCATCCAAAACTACCTCCAAAGTATGTCTTTCTGACAGAACTTTCTTCGTTAAACTTAGATCTTTACTGGCTAATCCAGGCAAAAAGTGTAAAAGAAATTTCTCAATGCTTTTCATTCCCATCTTCCATTGTATTTCATGAGCCAGGCAGCCATCGTCGTCCTCTTCATCGGGGTGGTTATTAGCATACAGCATGCTGTTATTGACCTTGAAGTACACAGGTTTTCCATCTTTAGATTTCGCACATGGAACGTCAGCCTCCATAATTGCAGAGAGAACGTTCGGTTCCCCGACTTCGGCGAAGGTTGTGAAGAAGACTATATTATCCTTGATGTCATTCCCAAAAATAGACAAAACGTTGTCAAAGATGTACGCCTGTGTTGGAGTTAACCGAGCCAAAGTAGACGGAACCACAAAACAAATCGCATCAATTTCCGTGAAtttgcatttataaaaaaattctCGTATCTTCTGCATTATTTTCTCATCCTGATCTATCCCTCTGGTATCTCCAAACCCCGGAGTGTCAATAATGGTTAAAGAGTAAGGGATTTGGAAGTGATCGTCATGGTTGACCTGGTAGATGGTGATACTCGATGTTTGGCTGTGAGCTTGACTCTTCTCACTACTCTCCTCAATTAGCTGGATCCGGTGTTCATCCTTCCAGTCCACATCAAAGATGTAGTTGATCATAGTGTTAATCAGGGTTGTTTTACCAGATCCTGTTTCACCAACCATCATGATCACTTTGTTTTTCTTATCGGCCTTTGCTGTTCCATATTCCCATATCTTCTGATTCCTCGCAAGCTCCATATTTATCTTGTAAATGGTCAGAAATCCAGCCTTGTTTTTGCTGCTCAAGTACTTGTTTAGTTTCAGTAGTAGAGACCTTTTACAATCTTCTACCATAGAAAGAGATCTTTCCTTACCTACAAAATCAACAAACAAATAATTATTGGCATCTTTATATAATCACAATAGGAAGTCACCCAATATTGATGTAGCACAACCCCCGTAGGAACTGCTGATGAATGTTTGATTttgcaccctgcctctcaaccccaagaacggtctcaacccctctggcacacctgtatggtAATATTAGTGTAGGACCCAGCAGTAGAGAGAAACACAGTAATGATACACCATACAGTATATTTACCGTAACCTTGGAACCCGTCACTTCTCCAGTAGTAGTAGATAGAGACTCACACTAAAGTGGATATTAAACACAACGAACAATGTGATAACTCAGAGATAATAAATGACAATAGATAACAGTCAATGTATATGTGAAACTGTGGATTCAATGACCACCATAGGGAGTATATGCAAACAGGTGTACAGTGGGACAAGTGTTCAATATTCTCCAAGACTTATATTAAACACTTTCCCACCGAAGCCTCAATTCACACACACCAAAACTGCAGTATAATGTTTCCCACATTCAATATTACAATACAATATTTAACTTGTACTCAAGGGCTCCCTCTAGGTTGTAATGCAATGTCCCAAATTCAAGGTAGAATCGTGACGCCTTGTAAAAGACGATAAAAGTTCCTTGTCTCcagaatcttcagctagcttatggTTTAAACTGCCGTATTTGTAATCCAAACAGGGAAACAAatagaaagcaaactgtagaataaatgatgCGCTGGTAACTGTGTAACTGAAGATATAGGGATCTTATAATACTTCCTCCTTATCAGTGAGTGTAATTCAGTAATGACTTTATAGCACAGGGGAAACAGACCCTGGAGTTCAGCTGTATGCAGTCTGTGGAtaagtgagatcacttctgtgggactacaagtctcaccagcagtctgtaggtAACACACTCAGCTAATAGTACACTTTACTGAAATGGGAAGGTGCCCTTCTCACCAAAATAgacccagaggctgtgaggctccgtccgggctctcctcctgatgtctcagtctgacgaaagatggcgccgccacgctgTACCTCTCCTCCGGATGGCTGGGATGCAGGAACTTCCAGACGTCCACGCACTGCACACCAATCCGCTTGTGTGGCTCGTAGGGCTGTATcctgaagtccctcagaggctggcgacCCTGCTCTGTGCCGTGCAGGCCGCAGTCTTTTGGTCACACAACACAGACCTCCCTGCTGGTTgttgaatggcgtcccaagaggccgAA
This genomic window contains:
- the LOC141145653 gene encoding uncharacterized protein; its protein translation is MAGAPGTGKERSLSMVEDCKRSLLLKLNKYLSSKNKAGFLTIYKINMELARNQKIWEYGTAKADKKNKVIMMVGETGSGKTTLINTMINYIFDVDWKDEHRIQLIEESSEKSQAHSQTSSITIYQVNHDDHFQIPYSLTIIDTPGFGDTRGIDQDEKIMQKIREFFYKCKFTEIDAICFVVPSTLARLTPTQAYIFDNVLSIFGNDIKDNIVFFTTFAEVGEPNVLSAIMEADVPCAKSKDGKPVYFKVNNSMLYANNHPDEEDDDGCLAHEIQWKMGMKSIEKFLLHFLPGLASKDLSLTKKVLSERHTLEVVLDGLVQKIEEVMFKQHELKETDTNLNQHKTVIESNKDFKFEVTETVKKKIDSETENSTNCHECSSTCHRDCLVYFDSLVYFCEVFNIKGTCRVCGHKSSTHFSEMSYWQTVVDKKMKSYVEVKEKYEKEENMTLTLSKVLIKLKDDIKKAEEEALKLIQEVARILKRLQEIALKPNPMSAVDYIQLLIEKEKREGKRGFMERIKMMEETVKRFSILSNIQSQGADASFDTFVNPKGPN